A genomic region of Janthinobacterium lividum contains the following coding sequences:
- a CDS encoding dipeptidase gives MIISTLAAASLALIGGFLSAPVLVDEHLNRVHPPSGKAPSAATVALHQSLWIADLHADSLLWQRNLNRDSQRGHVDFPRLQRANVALQAFSVVTKTPRKMNIERNGSDTDNITALVVAQGLPPATWNSLLARATWQADELRQQAAKSHGKVRVIGSRAQLRSFIAAREKDPALLAGWLTLEGAHALEGKLDNLDTLYRAGFRMAAPTHFFDTELSGSQHGMKKGGLTPLGRQWLRAMEQRKMIVDLAHASPATIDDVLTMAKRPVMVSHTGVRGTCANGRNLSDSQLKRIAAQGGLVGIGFWNTAVCGKDVASIARAIKYTVKLIGAEHVAYGSDFDGAVTTAIDATGLPRLTQALLDAGLSEAQIRRVAGENVRDFLLKNLPDDDA, from the coding sequence ATGATTATCAGTACCCTCGCCGCCGCCAGCCTTGCGCTGATCGGCGGTTTCCTGTCCGCTCCCGTCCTCGTCGACGAGCACCTCAACCGTGTCCACCCTCCGTCCGGCAAGGCGCCATCGGCAGCCACCGTGGCCCTGCACCAGAGCCTGTGGATCGCCGACCTGCATGCGGACAGTCTGCTGTGGCAACGCAACCTGAACCGCGACAGCCAGCGCGGGCATGTCGACTTCCCGCGCCTGCAACGGGCCAACGTGGCGCTACAAGCCTTTTCCGTCGTGACCAAGACGCCGCGCAAGATGAATATCGAGCGCAATGGCAGTGACACTGACAACATCACGGCCCTGGTGGTGGCACAAGGCTTGCCGCCCGCTACCTGGAACAGCCTGCTGGCGCGCGCCACCTGGCAGGCCGACGAACTGCGCCAGCAAGCGGCCAAGAGCCATGGCAAGGTCCGGGTGATCGGCAGCCGCGCCCAGCTGCGCAGCTTCATCGCCGCGCGCGAAAAAGACCCCGCCCTGCTGGCCGGCTGGCTGACGCTGGAAGGCGCGCATGCGCTCGAAGGCAAGCTGGACAACCTCGATACCCTGTACCGGGCCGGCTTCCGCATGGCCGCGCCCACGCATTTCTTCGATACGGAACTCTCCGGTTCCCAGCACGGCATGAAAAAAGGCGGCCTGACGCCGCTGGGCCGGCAATGGCTTCGCGCCATGGAGCAGCGCAAGATGATCGTCGACCTGGCGCACGCCTCGCCGGCCACCATCGACGACGTGTTAACGATGGCGAAACGCCCCGTGATGGTCTCGCACACGGGCGTGCGCGGCACTTGCGCCAACGGCCGCAACCTCAGCGACAGCCAGTTGAAACGCATCGCCGCCCAGGGTGGCCTGGTGGGCATCGGCTTCTGGAACACGGCCGTCTGCGGCAAGGACGTGGCGTCCATCGCGCGCGCCATCAAGTACACGGTCAAACTGATCGGCGCCGAACACGTGGCCTATGGCTCGGACTTCGACGGCGCCGTCACCACGGCCATCGATGCGACAGGCTTGCCGCGATTGACGCAGGCGCTGCTCGACGCTGGCCTGTCGGAAGCGCAGATCCGCCGCGTGGCGGGCGAAAACGTACGCGACTTCCTGCTGAAGAACCTGCCGGACGACGACGCCTAA
- a CDS encoding VOC family protein — MTTTAKATAATTIPCLRYRDAPAAIEWLCKALGFEKQLIVPDGNGGVAHAQLSFGNGMVMVAPALDSDYGRLMKLPGDIGGANTQSCYLVVSDADAVYRSAREAGAEIVLDIKDEDYGGRGFTCRDPEGHIWSLGTYDPW; from the coding sequence ATGACCACGACAGCAAAAGCTACAGCAGCGACGACCATTCCCTGCCTGCGCTACCGCGACGCGCCCGCCGCCATTGAATGGCTGTGCAAGGCGCTCGGCTTTGAAAAACAATTGATCGTGCCTGACGGCAACGGTGGCGTCGCCCATGCGCAACTGAGCTTCGGCAATGGCATGGTCATGGTAGCACCGGCCCTCGACAGCGACTATGGCCGCCTGATGAAACTGCCTGGCGACATCGGCGGCGCCAATACGCAAAGCTGCTACCTGGTCGTCAGCGATGCCGATGCCGTCTACCGCAGCGCGCGCGAAGCCGGCGCCGAGATCGTGCTCGACATCAAGGATGAAGATTACGGCGGACGGGGATTTACCTGCCGCGACCCGGAAGGCCATATCTGGAGCCTGGGCACCTACGATCCATGGTAA